The following coding sequences are from one Lolium rigidum isolate FL_2022 chromosome 6, APGP_CSIRO_Lrig_0.1, whole genome shotgun sequence window:
- the LOC124660614 gene encoding actin-interacting protein 1-2-like, whose protein sequence is MAKLQETYACSPATERGRGILLGGDPKTDTIVYCAGRSVIFRRLDAPLDAWAYTDHAYPTTVARISPNGEWVASADASGCVRVWGRNGDRALKAEFRPISGRVDDLRWSPDGLRIVVSGDGKGKSLVRAFMWDSGSTVGDFDGHSKRVLSCDFKPTRPFRIVTCGEDFLANFYEGPPFKFKHSIRDHSNFVNCIRYAPDGSKFITVSSDKKGLIYDGKTGDKIGELSSEDSHTGSIYAVSWSPDSKQVLTVSADKTAKIWDIMEDASGKVNRTLVCPGIGGVDDMLVGCLWQNDHLVTVSLGGTFNVFSASNPEKEPVSFAGHLKTVSSLVYFPQSNPRTMLSTSYDGVIIRWIHGVGYGGRLIRKNNTQIKCFVAAEEELITSGYDNKVFRIPLNGNQCGDAESVDVGGQPNALNIAAQLPEFALITTDSAIVLLHKTTVTSTTKVSYTITSSAVSPDGTEAIVGAQDGKLRIYSISGDTVTEEAVLEKHRGAITTIHYSPDVSMFASADTNREAVAWDRATREIKLKNMLFHTARVNSLAWSPDSRLVATGSIDTCAIIYDVDKPASSRITIKGAHLGGVHGLTFADNDTLVTAGEDACVRVWKLPQQ, encoded by the exons ATGGCGAAGCTGCAGGAGACGTACGCGTGCTCGCCGGCGACGGAGCGCGGGCGGGGGATCCTGCTGGGTGGCGACCCGAAGACGGACACGATCGTCTACTGCGCCGGCCGCAGCGTCATCTTCCGCCGCCTCGACGCGCCGCTCGACGCCTGGGCCTACACGGACCACGCCTACCCGACCACCGTCGCCCGCATCTCCCCCAACGGCGAGTGGGTCGCCTCCGCCGACGCCTCCGGCTGCGTCCGCGTCTGGGGCCGCAACGGCGACCGCGCGCTCAAGGCCGAGTTCCGCCCCATCTCAGGCCGCGTCGACGACCTCCGATGGTCCCCCGACGGCCTCCGCATCGTCGTCTCCGGGGACGGCAAGGGCAAATCCCTCGTCCGCGCCTTCAT GTGGGACTCCGGCAGCACGGTCGGCGATTTCGATGGGCACTCAAAGAGAGTTTTGAGTTGCGATTTCAAGCCAACACGGCCATTTCGCATTGTGACATGTGGTGAAGATTTTCTCGCGAATTTCTACGAAGGGCCACCATTCAAATTCAAGCACTCCATAAG GGATCACTCTAACTTTGTTAACTGTATCCGGTATGCACCTGATGGAAGCAAGTTTATTACTGTGAGTTCAGATAAGAAGGGTTTAATATATGATGGAAAAACTGGAGACAAGATCGGAGAACTATCCAGTGAAGACAGTCATACTGGGAGCATATATGCTGTTAGCTGGAGTCCTGACAGTAAACAA GTTCTAACAGTTTCTGCTGATAAAACTGCGAAAATATGGGATATCATGGAGGATGCCAGTGGAAAAGTGAACAGAACTCTGGTTTGTCCTGGTATAGGTGGTGTAGATGACATGCTTGTGGGTTGCCTCTGGCAGAATGATCATCTTGTCACAGTCTCTCTTGGTGGGACATTCAACGTCTTCTCGGCAAGCAATCCAGAAAAAGAGCCAGTGTCGTTTGCAGGACATTTGAAGACTGTTAGTTCTCTGGTATACTTTCCTCAAAGTAACCCAAGAACTATGCTATCTACAAGCTACGATGGTGTCATCATAAGATGGATACATGGTGTTGGATATGGTGGCAGGTTGATTCGTAAGAACAACACCCAGATCAAATGCTTTGTTGCAGCAGAAGAGGAGCTGATCACTTCAGGGTATGATAACAAG GTCTTTAGAATTCCTCTTAATGGAAATCAGTGTGGAGACGCTGAGTCAGTTGATGTCGGAGGTCAGCCAAATGCTTTAAACATTGCAGCTCAGCTACCTGAATTTGCACTGATTACCACAGATTCTGCGATCGTATTGCTGCACAAGACAACAGTCACTTCCACAACCAAAGTTAGTTATACTATCACTTCATCTGCTGTTTCTCCTGATGGCACTGAAGCTATCGTGGGTGCGCAAGACGGGAAACTGCGAATTTATTCTATCAGTGGGGATACTGTTACAGAAGAAGCGGTACTTGAAAAACACCGGGGTGCTATTACTACCATACATTATTCACCAGATGTTTCCATGTTTGCTTCTGCTGATACCAACAGGGAAGCTGTTGCATGGGATCGGGCAACTAGAGAG ATAAAGCTGAAGAACATGCTGTTCCACACAGCTCGGGTAAACTCCCTGGCCTGGTCACCTGACAGTCGTTTGGTCGCCACAGGCTCAATAGATACCTGTGCAATCATATACGACGTGGACAAGCCAGCATCCAGCCGCATCACCATCAAGGGAGCTCATCTCGGCGGAGTCCACGGGCTCACGTTCGCTGACAACGATACTCTGGTGACTGCCGGTGAGGACGCTTGTGTCCGCGTCTGGAAACTGCCACAACAATAG
- the LOC124665371 gene encoding probable ubiquitin-conjugating enzyme E2 23, with amino-acid sequence MEDQPNDSPVCAAEQSQENEAPAAAGEPEAAADVFIYREDVVCLKENADARGLVMEVAGEYDSEGSITDDDTDTEENERKSSHRTEKGGGAAAAAAAAAADGDNCSHGSDLDSLPDNKVRVQWIDGSEMTEDIDSVVVVDRSFLHGDMVASSSDPTGQMGLVADVSLVVDLKSARGDIVKGVSAKDLRRIREFNVGDYVVNGLWLGRVDEVFDNITVLFEDGAVCKVSRADPMRLKKVTGPLHPDVACPFYPGQRVKAASSSVYKTSRWLHGIWKASRMDATVIKVETAAVIVYWIASAHCGTNQESVPPEEQNPKDLTLLSCFSYANWQLTEWCFPNTCTSSCTNAALTECSKAKELNSEHSCLTSDTPESSIDVQDENSKTDANPGQKDGDCPADQPNISDGDNATVTKDSESGTSVPTAPKEGVQDNATYRKKSRKLIFKKEHKRTKRRDEIFERALLIADTHTKVDVIWQDGTKEYGVSSISLIPIQSPNDHDFFPEQYAVDKVSDDFDGSSEARRAGLVKSVNAKDRTVSVTWFKPSLHSQEPREIECTEIVSAYELDPHPDYDYCYGDVVVRLPSVSHPLEPTISGSTMEVDNNVDSAEALAASNTVPSDVEAEQQLSQTEPSSEVTGLSWVGNIVGFQDGEIQVIWGDGSLSKVGPHEIYVVGREDDGASLDDGTASDAASWETVDDNEMDVPDDSANDDSQNIADNSIPMENGSFDSQEESSVASGPLTAAFGFVTRIASELFARGKKHLDGSNSDAMDEVESNEVSESGDEDTDKIEDENHIATSGCTAMTTNDSSAEKSADVVMADEPADSDCLKHFDVLQCPPDHHYLENIAHGTGGRKWVKKVQQEWSILEKNLPDYIYVRVFEDRMDLIRAVIIGASGTPYQDGLFFFDFHLPPEFPQAPPSAYYHSGGLRVNPNLYVDGKVCLSLLGTWSGRGNEVWDPSSSSILQVLVSLQGLVLNEKPYFNEAGYEKQVGTVEGEKNALPYNENTYLLSVRSMLYILRRPPMHFEDFVKNHFCKRGHYILKACEAYLQGDVVGTLNDDACSTDKNKEYSCSMGFKLALGKILPRLVTALKDIGADCSQYEHLGKTEAGKTESVQES; translated from the exons ATGGAAGACCAGCCAAACGACTCCCCCGTATGCGCTGCCGAGCAGAGCCAGGAGAACGAGGCGCCCGCGGCTGCCGGCGAGCCCGAAGCAGCGGCAGACGTGTTCATCTACAGGGAAGACGTTGTTTGCCTGAAAGAAAACGCAGATGCCCGTGGTTTGGTGATGGAAGTAGCCGGCGAGTACGATTCCGAAGGCAGCATCACCGATGACGACACTGACACCGAGGAGAATGAGCGTAAAAGTTCCCACAGAACTGAGAAGGGTGGTGGcgctgccgccgctgctgctgctgctgctgctgatggtGACAACTGCAGCCATGGGTCTGATCTTGACAGCCTGCCGGATAACAAGGTTAGGGTGCAGTGGATCGATGGTTCGGAGATGACGGAAGATATCGACAGCGTGGTTGTGGTTGACAGGAGTTTCCTCCATGGAGACATGGTTGCTTCGTCCTCTGACCCGACTGGCCAGATGGGGCTCGTTGCGGATGTCAGCCTCGTGGTTGATTTGAAAAGTGCTCGTGGGGATATTGTTAAGGGTGTGTCTGCCAAGGATCTGAGGCGCATCAGGGAGTTCAATGTGGGCGACTATGTTGTCAATGGCCTGTGGCTTGGTCGAGTTGATGAGGTGTTTGATAATATCACTGTGTTGTTTGAGGATGGTGCTGTTTGCAAGGTTTCAAGGGCAGACCCAATGCGCCTAAAGAAGGTTACGGGGCCATTGCATCCAGATGTAGCATGCCCCTTTTATCCAGGACAGCGTGTGAAGGCGGCCTCTTCGTCTGTGTACAAAACATCCAGATGGCTCCATGGAATATGGAAAGCAAGCCGGATGGATGCTACTGTCATAAAGGTGGAAACTGCTGCAGTCATTGTCTATTGGATTGCGTCTGCACACTGTGGTACAAATCAGGAATCTGTTCCTCCCGAGGAGCAGAACCCAAAGGATCTGACTCTCCTGTCTTGTTTTTCATATGCAAACTGGCAATTGACTGAGTGGTGCTTTCCTAACACATGCACATCATCATGTACCAATGCTGCTTTAACGGAATGTTCAAAAGCGAAAGAGCTAAATTCCGAGCACTCCTGTCTAACATCTGATACACCTGAATCTTCCATTGATGTTCAGGATGAAAATAGTAAAACAGATGCAAATCCCGGGCAAAAAGATGGTGATTGTCCTGCTGATCAACCAAATATCTCCGATGGAGATAATGCAACTGTAACCAAAGACTCAGAATCAGGCACTAGTGTACCAACCGCTCCGAAGGAGGGAGTGCAGGATAATGCAACTTACAGAAAAAAGAGTAGAAAACTTATTTTTAAAAAGGAGCATAAAAGAACAAAAAGAAGAGATGAGATCTTTGAAAGAGCCCTGCTGATCGCAGACACGCATACTAAGGTTGATGTCATATGGCAAGATGGGACAAAAGAATATGGAGTAAGTTCCATCTCACTGATCCCGATCCAGAGTCCAAATGATCATGACTTCTTCCCAGAGCAGTACGCTGTGGACAAGGTATCTGATGATTTTGACGGATCGTCTGAAGCAAGGCGTGCGGGTCTTGTTAAAAGTGTTAATGCAAAGGACAGAACTGTATCTGTGACGTGGTTTAAGCCTTCATTGCACTCACAGGAGCCTAGGGAAATTGAGTGTACTGAAATTGTTAGTGCATATGAACTGGATCCCCACCCAGACTATGATTATTGTTATGGAGATGTCGTGGTCCGCTTGCCATCAGTTTCACATCCTCTGGAACCAACCATTAGTGGAAGCACCATGGAAGTGGACAATAATGTAGATTCGGCAGAAGCGTTGGCTGCTTCAAATACGGTGCCCTCTGATGTTGAGGCAGAGCAACAGCTTTCACAAACGGAACCCAGTTCAGAAGTTACCGGCCTTTCCTGGGTTGGAAATATAGTGGGTTTCCAAGATGGTGAGATTCAAGTCATTTGGGGTGATGGGTCGCTGTCAAAG GTTGGGCCTCATGAGATATATGTTGTTGGCCGAGAAGACGACGGTGCCTCGCTAGATGATGGAACTGCCTCTGATGCTGCTAGCTGGGAGACTGTTGATGATAATGAAATGGACGTGCCTGATGATTCTGCAAAT GATGATTCACAAAATATAGCCGACAATAGCATTCCAATGGAGAATGGGTCATTTGATTCCCAGGAGGAAAGTTCTGTCGCAAGTGGTCCACTGACTGCTGCTTTTGGCTTTGTAACCCGAATTGCAAGTGAGCTCTTCGCCCGAGGTAAAAAGCATTTAGATGGGTCAAACTCagatgctatggatgaagttgaaTCTAATGAGGTTTCAGAATCTGGTGATGAGGACACTGATAAAATCGAGGATGAGAACCACATCGCGACATCGGGATGCACTGCTATGACAACAAACGACTCTTCTGCTGAGAAGTCTGCAGATGTGGTTATGGCTGACGAGCCTGCAGATTCTGATTGCTTGAAACATTTTGACGTTCTGCAGTGCCCTCCAGACCATCATTACCTTGAAAACATAGCACAT GGCACTGGTGGAAGAAAATGGGTCAAAAAGGTACAGCAGGAATGGAGTATACTCGAGAAGAATCTACCAG ATTATATTTATGTGAGGGTATTTGAAGATCGTATGGATCTCATAAGAGCGGTGATTATTGGAGCAAGTGGCACACCGTACCAAGATGGCCTATTCTTCTTTGACTTCCACCTTCCACCTGAATTCCCACAAGCCCCTCCG TCGGCGTACTATCATTCTGGTGGCTTGCGTGTAAATCCAAACCTTTACGTGGATGGGAAGGTTTGTCTGAGCCTCTTAGGTACCTGGAGTGGCAGAGGAAATGAAGTATGGGATCCATCATCATCTAGTATTCTCCAAGTGCTAGTTTCACTTCAGGGGCTGGTTCTCAATGAAAAGCCCTATTTTAATGAAGCTGGATATGAGAAGCAAGTTGGTACTGTTGAAGGGGAGAAGAATGCACTGCCATACAATGAAAACACATATCTGCTGAGCGTGAGGTCTATGCTGTATATCTTGAGGCGGCCTCCAATG CACTTTGAGGATTTTGTAAAAAATCACTTCTGCAAGCGAGGACACTACATTCTGAAAGCTTGTGAGGCTTATTTGCAAGGAGATGTGGTTGGCACGCTCAACGATGATGCCTGTTCCACTGATAAGAACAAGGAGTACTCTTGCTCCATGGGTTTCAAGCTTGCATTAGGCAAAATCTTACCACGGCTGGTCACAGCTTTGAAGGACATCGGAGCTGACTGCAGCCAGTACGAGCACCTCGGGAAAACAGAAGCTGGGAAAACAGAAAGTGTTCAAGAAAGCTGA